The region CTATATTGTTTTCATTGTAATATACGCTGCGCACTTCACTTCCATCGATATCTTCTTTAGGAGATGGTATACCCAAAACATGTGTGAGTAATTTTAGCGAAGTATAATGTTTATAATCGCCAAATTTCCATAATTCTAACGTGTCTAAATGCGGAATTTCCCAAGGTTTTCTTCCAAAAAGTTGTAATTTTTCAGGAATGTTAATACCGTTAATTAACATTCTTCTGCATAAATACGGTATATCAAATTCTTTAATATTATGACCACAAAAAACAAAAGCTGGATTTGAAAAATGTGTTTTTATCAACGCATTAAAATCTTCTAATAGCTGTTTTTCATCGCCAATAATTGATTTAGTTCTAAATTGACGTTCGGCATTTTTAATTGTGAAATATCCAACCGAAATACAAACAATTTTACCAAATTCGGCCCAAATTCCTGCCCGATCATAAAACGCTTCAGGTGAAATTTCCTCTTTGCGTTGGTATTGTGTTTTATCTGCGAATAAATCTTGAGTTTCTTTAGGTAAATTGTTAAAAAAAGCTTCTTGAGGCACGGTTTCAATATCTAAAAATAGAATGTTGGGTAAAATTATTTTATCAATCATTAGCGTTGGTTTAACATGTTATAAGCTTCATCAATATAAACATACAAATCGTTACTGTGTGGATCGGTTGTAGTTTGCAAA is a window of Myroides sp. JBRI-B21084 DNA encoding:
- a CDS encoding 3'-5' exonuclease, producing MIDKIILPNILFLDIETVPQEAFFNNLPKETQDLFADKTQYQRKEEISPEAFYDRAGIWAEFGKIVCISVGYFTIKNAERQFRTKSIIGDEKQLLEDFNALIKTHFSNPAFVFCGHNIKEFDIPYLCRRMLINGINIPEKLQLFGRKPWEIPHLDTLELWKFGDYKHYTSLKLLTHVLGIPSPKEDIDGSEVRSVYYNENNIERIAKYCERDVVAVAQIFLRLRNEPILSEHEIVSV